From Carassius carassius chromosome 15, fCarCar2.1, whole genome shotgun sequence:
GTGTTTCATGAAAGAAAAAGCCATACAGCTTTGTAACAAAATTGATGAAATCCTTTCATTTcggggggaactatccctttaaataaaacatctaaaaaaagaGACGCATGAATCTCTCTCTTGTTATCCAGATATTTCCAATTTTTTTATTGGCCCTTTTAGGACTACAAAACTGCAGTTGTGAGGTCGTGCTCACCTTTAATGAGCTGCTCAGGCCGTGTGCCAGGCAGTGTCCACATGGCTTGCGCAAGGTGACCGAACACCGTGGCATCCACACTGGACAGCTTGGGACCCATGATGTACTTCTTATCCCCTGAGGGTGCATAAGATAAATATTATCCCCGGCCAAAATTGAAGACAAATAACAGACttctttataattattgttttcagaaactgaaaatacaagaaaataattagattttaaGTTTATTCAATTACCAAATGGATAACATGAAAACAAGTTgaatggaccttaaaataaaatttaaccaaatatttcataaaaataaatcattgcaAATCATTGTATCACATCGCAAAAACATGCTCCTGACAAAGTATAATTTTAACCCTCTATTTGTCCTGCTCACCTAGCAGTGTGGCCAGTGTGCGCATGTCCTTCTCCATGAGGGTGTAAACTTCCTCCTTAGTGAAGCAGCCAATGCCGTGACAGTACATCTCTCGCTTTACAATGCCACCAGTCAGCTGACACAGGATCCATTTCAGCAGGTCACTGAGGGGCCCGGGAAAGTCCAGCATCCTTCGAGTCTCTTCAACATTATCCACCCACTGACAGTAAGCAATGGTCCTGTAGTGACAGAGATCAGTGGAGAAAGAGATGAATAAATGTTCATGTATATAGAGCCATTTATATTGTGTGGGTAAAATACAAACATCATATTATGGATACAacacattaattatattaaatatattatattattagttgGCTGTTATATTGTAATTTTTCTTAAGTAAGCAATGTTGCAAGGAGAGATGAAAGGAACAATTCACAAACTGCAGATGTGCAATTTTATTGATTCCCAAACTGAAGTCTTTAGAAAGCAGATATATTAAGTGCATTACAACATGCATAAAATATATTAGAacgttttatccaaagcaacttacaaatgaggaaatcTTTAACAAATAACTGATCAAAAGCACAAGCAATTCATCATAAAATGGGCTTGTTTATATTTCAGAGTTTATTATAACTGTGTGCAGCTTTAGTATCACACAGAAAACAAACTCAGTTTGGCCTTTGAGATTAAACTTTGAATTAATTCTCTGCTCTGTGATTATCTgaatcaaattaattaaagtaGTCTTCTAATTAACTTCTTTGCACAGTAGgcaatgtattaataaaaaccaTTCATCCAAAATGGCTTCAAGCGCTCTTTGGGTTCATGGCTTTGAACTCACCACTTGGAATTTACAATCAGCCTTTCATCAGGTTTAAATCATATTCAAAGCTGCAGTGTGTAAATTCTGCACCGAAAACAACAActaaattcaaacattgcattgACCAACATTAAATTTGTCAGGACATAATATATGGATTCCATCAAACAGTATTGTACACTACATGCTTTGTTTAAATTTCTGAGTCTTAATCTGatattataggttttttttttactgaaatggaTCAAGTACGTTACAGGAGGTTCATTACCTGATCAAAAACCCACCAGTGTCAGAATCCAGATTTCCTGCCTATTTCCCAGCATGACATCCATTACTCTTATTTATAGCTCAATAAATGTTCTTGCTCAGCAAGCTCTTCAGCTGACATACACAACACTACTCTGGAGTGGACATAAATATTCAGACTTATGAATTATTCAATCAATAGCCATGTGGGATTCTATATATAGCACAGTGTAACGTACTTCTAGGCAGTGTGAAGAATGCACAAGAAAAAGGATTATAAAACTACAAAAGAATAAAAGAGGAGATTAGGCTGTAAGAAAAGAGACTTGTTGTACAATTGTTTTGTTCCTGAGTGTAATGCTTACACTATGATACCCAATGTGTAGGTTAATGTTTTAGCACGAGTAATTTTATAAATCTGCTGCCTACACTGCAAATCATGTCAGCAGAACACTGTAAGCTTACCACGCATATTTTAGTGGTTTATGGTTACAAACTCATAcaacttttcattcatttttataaaaagtggttgcaatcaatttaagttacatttaaatacattttgctgaaGATTAGtcaattaaatgtgtttatttaaaatgtagctaaaataccacttaccttaaaaaaaattgaGTTGAATTTTTTTCGGtgtatttgtttagaactattttgGCTTATAAACCATGCTTGgtctatgcatatttctctcctgattcagatgagacaacttttcactggagaaaagcAACATTAGAAAGCAATATAGAAGCAAAGGTTTGAAGTTAATGATGATGAATTTCTTTCTTACACACAAGCAACGTTTCGCTTCACAAGACAAAAATTTATCAACtatttgtgtggattacttgtggattattgtgatgcttttatcagttgtttgaactgatggcacccattcactgcagttttTACAACTACATTCTGATAAAAAACTAATCTACATCTGGGGTGGCCTGACGCTGAATTAATtttgagcaaattttcatttttggggtgaactattcctttaaggctttaaaaataaataaaaaaaactcccaAGCCAAATAAACAAATTGCAGAACTCTACTCTCTCTAGTCAATAATCCGTAAGTGCATATTTGATCCTCACACTTCAGAGATGGCTCCGCAGCAGAAGAGTGACTCATTCTGAATGGCAGCACATGACTCACCAGTACAAGTGTTCCTCCACCATGGTGGTGATGGCCTGCGCTACCGCCTGCTCCTGAGCGCTTAGACTCTTGTTTAGGCTCACACCAAGTTTCTCCTCCAGAAAGTCAATTATAAATTCAGTACCGCACACCTGCTTGTAATTATACTCGATCCAAGGCATCTTGCCCTGGGAAGAGAGGCTTCCATCGaagtaattctgaaaaaaaggaaGCATACTGAGGGTGAAAAGACGCAAACCATAGATTCTAATTTAGCAATTAATAGtaagcattattattaatataatataacccAAACACTACTCCTTATTTTGGAGTATCTGGATGTGAACTTAaaaaacaatcttattttctaaggGTTTTCATGAATTTCATTGACATTTCAACAGCAGATGGTGTGACTTCCAATAACTGCATGTAACCACTGATCAAAGGAATTGGACTCCAAAATCCAAACTGCTCCTATATGCATACTTGATAGGGGAGATCAACCATGCGCAGATAGGTCTCCATTTTCAGGCAGAAAGGTGAAAGGCTTGGCACCCCGTTTTTTGGCCTGGAGAACTGGTGAAGGATGATGGCATCTTTAGAATCCAACTGTTGTTCTTTCCTGTAAGGAGGAGATCAACCATAGATTAAAACCAGACAATCTACTCAAGATTTCAATATAAACAGATGAATAAAAGGTCAATCAAAATACTAATGATTAAATATCACAGTCAGACATATGGAACAAAACTTCGTATTTGTATTTTGTTGGCATGCATTTTGAGCAAaaacatgtatgcatttttaTCAGCATATTTGTTCTTTGGGAGAATCCATCACCATCACCCTGGCATTGAAATGCATCATTCTTTACCAGCTGAAGTACAGGAAGAAAATGGTTTTATAGGAACATTATTTAGCTTTGAAAGCAGCTATTTAGTCCCCAAAAACAAGTGGAGTGCATCAGAAAAGGTCTTATACTATAATTATGAGAAAACAGCAGGATGTGTGTGGGAGGACACAGACAGGTCTTATTTCACAACCAGGAACTACAAGTCCAAGCCTGAGCTTTCAAAACAACACAGCTTAGTCCTATTCTGATCACAAGTTCAAAAATTATCAACTATATTCTAAAAATGTGATTTGTATAACCAAACTATCCCTATCATATGGGCTATTGAATATGATTCTGATTCAGGGTATTTTGTGGGggaaggggaaaaaattatttagatttgCCGAAATCCCTACAATATAAATCAGAAAGATTAGCACAGATTCTGAGGTGCAATGGGACAAATCCGTCCACATTTAgccatcattaataaaaaaaaaagcaatcatgATTTCTACACTCAAAGCATCAATAACAAACACAGATATCCAAATAATTACAGGGTTTACTAGTAAAGTGAACAGGGGACCCTGTCAGGGCAAGGTTAATATAATACACAATATAAATTTCAATATAAATGTAAGCCTTGCCATAAATGTGCATTGGTATTCATAATGTATGTCATAATGCATTATatctttttaaaaagcattataaTAATTGAAGAATCTTTTTATATCTGAATTTGgttgtttattataatttaaagtgtTATAATAAGATAATTATAACCCTTTCTAAAATACtagaaaatataacattttagaaaataaaatatatttatataaaaaaaaacatacatctaAAATGTGTTTAGAAAGCATAATACATCAAAACATATGAGAAACACAACTGCAGAAGTAATAAGGAAtctgcaaatatattttaatgcattttaacttcaGTTATGAAAACATAATACATTACAACACAAATTATGAATACCTTTATAGTGCATTAAACAAATGTTACAGAAATTTTCCTTTGCATAATGATTACATAACACAACTATTACACCTGTGGATTTGTAATTAACCATTAGGTTAAAGTTAAGAAACTAATGTCAAAAGATCACAAAACTTTtctatgtatgcatgtatttatttgtttgggtGCTATGCAATTTTTAGAGTTAACAGACAGTCACAGTTTATTATCCAGGCCCAAACTCTGGAACTGTTATCCCAATTAACAAATGTCACAGTCTTCAACTGGTGAGCCCAGGACGGCCAACAGAGGGCACTCCTGTTTCTGTTTTTAGCAGATTGCTtgtcattgtttttgttgtttccaTGTGTTCTTCAGTCTATTGTGTGACCCCACCCTTCTTGTTATCTCATTATTGTTTCAGTTACTCCACCTGTGTCTCCCTATTTAttctccttgtgtttgcagtcatGTGCTTCTTTGTTGTTGTATGTGGTCGGCTATGTCTTCGTGTTCCTGGTTTGGGCCTGGCCTTCCCTTGCTGTGCCACGTTCTGCCCTTCCTGCTTGTTTTCCCCCCTTGGAtagtttttgttagttttgtttattttttacttttaataaagagTCAATTTCCTGCATTTGAGTCTTCGCCTCATCTCTCCACCCCGACTGTGACAGAACCAAGAAGCCCAGGATAGCAAACACAAGGAGAATAATTAGGGACACAAACGAGGGAAACGTAGGTGGGGCAACTGAAACAATAATGAGAAAAGAAGGGCTGAGTCAGACAGTAGACTGAAGAGCAACAATGACGAGCCATGTGCTTACAAACAGACCCAGGAGTGCCCTCTGGTGGCAGTCCTGGGCACACCAGCTGAAGACTGTGACCATAAAAAGGCCATTCAATCTATAAGGATGCCACTCACCCTCTCATATATGCATTTTAGATGCTTCCATGTGGCTCTAAAATTAACATTCTGATGGCCTAACTATGTCTATTTATGTCTTTTTACGCCAAAATCAAAGACCAATCTAGATTATATGGCAAGTGTAAAGCATCAGTACGATCCGAATGCTGCAGAGCTCAATACTCAAACATGACGCTGTCCACTGACTGTGGTGCTGAAATCCTTCAGTCAAGTTTTGTAACCACGTCTAGTCTCCACATTAAAACAATCTACAGCTAAAACGGAAGTTACTTAGTTCCTCCAAGAGCATTTCAGGCCACCCTTGAATTTTTATTAGGTAATGGCCTGCAGATGAGCCAAGAAAGGTCGCTTCACAACTCAAGGACATCGTGATCCAGCGAAGTAAACAGTCAAGATCACGTGCTGCATAATGACGCTTTATTTACACTAAAAAGAAAACGAATTTATCAAGGTTTTGTTCAGTGCGAATGTAAACAAGGGCAATTCCAGCTGGGTATCGATGACAGGGCGTTTTCATATATGCTCCCGTGCGGCCAAACACCGAAAACGTGACTTGATAAAGCCCAGCGGACACACGAGCTCAAAGAAAACACGAGAACCTCACTGACACTGACATTGCCAGCGGACCAGTACTTACATATTTCCCTGGACAGGTTCAAATGTGTATAATGCGTGCATTACGAAATATTGTAAACAATAACAGTAAGTCATTTCATATATGCTATCATTTGACATCACAGCAGGCCAAAGCACTGACCTGATGGAGAGCAGCTCGTGCAGCAGATACGCAGCCGCAGCCAGCAGGGCACCTCCGGTGATGTAAAGCGTCTTCCTCCACCAGGAATCCGATACCAGACCCGACATGATCCCGCCGAAATACTGCACAGGGATGGCTACTATGTATCCATGAAATAAGTGACGCTCATCAGAGCAACACAACCCGAGGGACGGGCTCTGATTCCGGCCAAGATCAACCACGAACGAGCGGGAGGAGGCAAAACCAGCGACCCAGTAcattctctctctcctcccgcTTCCTACAACGAATCCTGCGCCACTTCATTTATCCATATAAATACGGACAAATGTTACATGGTTATGTGTTAGGTCTCGCAAagcaaaataaatgcattttaacggGATTCGGCTCCCGCGCGCAGCTCCGCATCCTCTTTTGTTGCTGTGCTGGAGCTCAGTGACGTCACGACGCAGCACACAGGGAAGCTAGGAATATAAAACATATTccggtttttttttattattattaaactgcaGACGCAGACTTAAACGTAATTTGAAGGACATCGTGGTTTGCAGTGATTAATATAGCGTCCATTTCGCTTTTCTTCATTGGTGTATATCACGATAAATTGCTCGAGATCCTAAGGGGCTCAAATGTAAAATActagcaaagtaaaaaaaaacattaaaaaaacagtgaaattaGTTTTTAACAATTATTTGAAATGCATCTGgtcactctacacaataatctagaaacagtgtgaatgaacaccacaacagcttaagcataaaactttgcaaaacacaaaatttatgtcaatGCCAAACctttccctatcaaaagctactctcgatgatgcgc
This genomic window contains:
- the LOC132158634 gene encoding failed axon connections homolog — its product is MYWVAGFASSRSFVVDLGRNQSPSLGLCCSDERHLFHGYIVAIPVQYFGGIMSGLVSDSWWRKTLYITGGALLAAAAYLLHELLSIRKEQQLDSKDAIILHQFSRPKNGVPSLSPFCLKMETYLRMVDLPYQNYFDGSLSSQGKMPWIEYNYKQVCGTEFIIDFLEEKLGVSLNKSLSAQEQAVAQAITTMVEEHLYWTIAYCQWVDNVEETRRMLDFPGPLSDLLKWILCQLTGGIVKREMYCHGIGCFTKEEVYTLMEKDMRTLATLLGDKKYIMGPKLSSVDATVFGHLAQAMWTLPGTRPEQLIKGELINLAMYCERIRRKFWPEWFVDLEDFCYDSDNDASSGTPTCMLDLGLFSRTDTLEGSDLSLQSHSNTHSQDSDHSARSLSDSDIEADGSDVEQQVTGKI